A section of the Desulfovibrio desulfuricans genome encodes:
- a CDS encoding GyrI-like domain-containing protein — protein sequence MNGFEIKVVDFPAKQLMGIKVRTNMAKAKEDCPTLWQNFCPQMPKIYGKESYGVSIMLNAQDFDYWAAVEADEQIPAGIETTAIPSGSYARCTVPNLESIGAGYMFMYQTWLGGQQEWKLNEQAPCFELYPADWNPSMPFDLFMPVKR from the coding sequence ATGAACGGATTTGAAATAAAAGTTGTGGATTTTCCGGCCAAGCAGCTTATGGGCATCAAGGTGCGTACCAACATGGCAAAGGCCAAGGAAGATTGTCCAACCCTATGGCAGAACTTCTGCCCGCAAATGCCCAAAATTTATGGCAAGGAAAGCTACGGCGTTTCCATCATGCTCAATGCCCAGGATTTTGACTACTGGGCCGCTGTTGAGGCTGACGAACAGATTCCAGCAGGCATTGAAACCACCGCCATACCGTCCGGCTCCTACGCCCGCTGCACTGTGCCAAATCTGGAAAGCATCGGTGCGGGATACATGTTCATGTACCAGACGTGGCTTGGCGGGCAGCAGGAATGGAAACTGAACGAGCAGGCCCCCTGCTTTGAATTGTACCCTGCGGACTGGAATCCGAGTATGCCGTTTGACCTGTTTATGCCGGTCAAGCGTTAG